One segment of Radiobacillus kanasensis DNA contains the following:
- a CDS encoding ABC transporter substrate-binding protein: MKKIFLFMLMALLAAVLVACGNDDSDSASAKEESNSNAEGNTTENSEGIKTVIDSPIEIEFWHAMSGGHEEALTKITDDFNASQENITVKLVNQGSYDDLSQKVMAAAKAKNLPVMSQAYEDWITEYLDNDLVTDLTPYVNDPKYGWSEEELNDIVEIFRKSNTWDGKFYSMPFNKSTRIMFYNKDYLEEAEVEVPTTWEELRTASEKLTMEKDGKKVIGLGLENSVTLEFNQWVEQAGGEYLDEETGEFKLNSPEGKEALEFVNGMIQDGIARTAGEDGYMSGPFTRGDVALYIGSSAGIPYVADPAKETGINWSAAVLPAGKEAATPFAGTNVTVFNSATDEEKLAAWEFTKFLINTENTAYWASKTGYLPVRYTALESDEWVAYKEENPVYGVGEQQFDAGFYDPRVVGANELKNAVAKELDKVLLGELSVEEGLEAAQEAADNILGN, from the coding sequence ATGAAAAAGATATTTTTGTTTATGCTAATGGCTTTATTAGCTGCTGTTTTAGTGGCTTGTGGAAATGATGACAGCGATTCTGCATCTGCCAAAGAGGAATCTAATTCTAATGCCGAAGGAAATACAACGGAAAACTCAGAAGGGATCAAAACCGTTATTGATTCCCCAATAGAAATTGAGTTTTGGCACGCGATGAGCGGTGGTCATGAAGAAGCTTTAACAAAAATCACAGATGATTTTAATGCATCCCAAGAAAATATTACGGTAAAACTAGTAAATCAAGGTAGCTATGATGATCTTTCTCAAAAGGTCATGGCAGCTGCTAAGGCGAAAAACCTTCCAGTCATGTCTCAAGCTTATGAAGATTGGATTACAGAGTATCTAGATAATGATCTTGTAACAGACCTAACTCCTTATGTAAATGACCCTAAATACGGATGGTCGGAAGAAGAACTAAACGATATTGTTGAAATTTTCCGCAAGTCTAATACTTGGGATGGAAAATTTTATTCCATGCCATTTAACAAGAGTACTCGTATCATGTTTTATAACAAAGACTATTTAGAAGAAGCCGAAGTGGAAGTACCAACGACTTGGGAAGAATTACGCACGGCCTCTGAAAAGCTAACTATGGAGAAGGATGGGAAAAAGGTAATTGGACTAGGTCTTGAAAACTCCGTAACTCTAGAATTTAACCAGTGGGTAGAACAAGCTGGCGGAGAGTACCTAGACGAAGAGACAGGTGAATTCAAGTTGAACTCTCCTGAAGGAAAAGAAGCTCTAGAATTCGTGAACGGTATGATTCAAGATGGTATTGCTCGTACAGCTGGAGAAGACGGATATATGTCCGGTCCATTCACCCGCGGTGATGTAGCTCTTTACATTGGTTCTTCCGCCGGGATCCCATACGTAGCCGATCCGGCAAAAGAAACGGGTATTAACTGGTCTGCCGCTGTTCTTCCAGCAGGAAAAGAAGCCGCTACTCCTTTCGCAGGTACAAACGTAACAGTTTTCAACTCTGCTACAGATGAAGAAAAGCTGGCTGCTTGGGAATTTACAAAATTCCTCATTAATACAGAAAACACAGCATACTGGGCTTCTAAAACAGGTTACCTGCCTGTTCGTTATACTGCACTAGAAAGTGACGAGTGGGTTGCTTATAAGGAAGAAAACCCGGTGTATGGAGTTGGCGAGCAACAGTTTGATGCTGGTTTCTATGATCCTCGCGTCGTAGGTGCTAATGAACTTAAAAATGCCGTAGCAAAAGAGCTTGATAAAGTATTGTTAGGGGAACTTTCCGTTGAAGAGGGTTTAGAAGCAGCACAAGAGGCTGCTGATAACATACTTGGCAATTAA
- a CDS encoding carbohydrate ABC transporter permease: protein MPKKAALSKGFIYLTLTLGSLLMLLPFIWMLGTSLKSSGEVMMMPPVWVPSDWKWENYATAWEMAPFARYTVNSFIVTILSTIGELLTTILAAYAFSRISFYGRDLVFAVLLGTMMVPGEVLLIPNFVTLSNLGWIDRYEALIIPWTASIFSIFLLRQFFLGIPKELSYAAKVDGCNNFRFLWTIMVPLAKPALITIALLKAIGSWNAFLWPLIVTQSKEMRTLPVGLTSFSTEAGTVYELLMAASTMIILPMIVLYLILQKYIIEGVARSGIKG, encoded by the coding sequence ATGCCTAAAAAAGCTGCACTTTCCAAAGGATTCATTTATCTTACTCTGACACTCGGGAGTTTGCTCATGCTCCTACCATTCATTTGGATGTTAGGCACCTCCCTCAAATCATCGGGAGAGGTAATGATGATGCCACCTGTTTGGGTTCCATCTGATTGGAAATGGGAGAATTACGCCACAGCCTGGGAGATGGCGCCATTTGCGCGATATACGGTAAATAGCTTCATCGTTACCATTTTGAGCACAATTGGTGAACTACTTACAACAATATTGGCGGCTTACGCTTTTTCAAGAATTTCTTTTTACGGTCGAGACCTCGTTTTCGCCGTCTTACTTGGAACAATGATGGTGCCTGGAGAAGTTTTGCTCATTCCAAACTTTGTCACCTTGTCTAACTTAGGCTGGATTGATCGTTATGAAGCCTTAATCATTCCATGGACAGCTAGCATCTTTTCTATTTTTTTATTGCGACAGTTCTTCCTCGGGATTCCGAAGGAGCTCTCTTATGCTGCCAAAGTAGATGGATGTAATAACTTCCGCTTTCTTTGGACCATCATGGTGCCATTAGCTAAGCCTGCACTGATCACAATTGCACTACTTAAAGCAATTGGGAGCTGGAATGCCTTTTTATGGCCACTCATCGTAACCCAGTCTAAGGAAATGCGTACCCTTCCTGTTGGATTAACCTCCTTCAGTACCGAAGCCGGAACGGTTTATGAGTTGTTGATGGCCGCTTCCACCATGATTATCCTTCCTATGATTGTACTTTACTTGATTTTGCAAAAGTACATTATCGAAGGTGTAGCAAGGTCCGGAATCAAAGGTTAA
- a CDS encoding ABC transporter ATP-binding protein, producing the protein MLKDLSMKFDDVVAVDQLNVTIQEGELVSLLGPSGCGKSTTLFMLAGLYKPTSGDLYFGEKRINDVEPEHREIGMVFQNYALYPHMSVLKNIMFPLKMIKVPKKEAQERAIEIAKLVHIDHLLDRKPGQLSGGQQQRVAIARALVKEPKLLLLDEPLSNLDARLRLEMREEIRRIQQQVGITTIFVTHDQEEAMSISDKVLLMKSGQHQQYSAPQNMYDKPVNMFVGTFMGSPPINMIPVQYNREANALQLNDTKNTLSIHQQIDPSYQAELVLGVRPEDFMMLEDNDSPDALLAKVLVVERIGRDTLLNALIGDKQIRVLIEPDIPIQRGDIVKLGVRPHRYHLFDQDTGHNVLLNQS; encoded by the coding sequence GTGTTAAAAGATCTTTCCATGAAATTTGATGACGTGGTAGCCGTAGACCAATTAAATGTGACTATACAGGAAGGAGAGCTTGTCTCCCTTTTAGGACCGAGTGGCTGCGGAAAAAGTACCACCCTTTTTATGCTCGCTGGACTGTACAAGCCTACATCAGGAGATTTGTACTTTGGAGAAAAAAGGATAAACGATGTAGAACCAGAGCACCGGGAAATCGGAATGGTATTCCAAAACTACGCCCTTTACCCTCATATGTCGGTACTTAAAAACATCATGTTTCCATTAAAGATGATTAAAGTACCCAAAAAAGAGGCTCAAGAGCGGGCCATTGAAATAGCGAAGCTTGTCCATATCGATCATCTACTTGACCGTAAGCCGGGCCAGCTGTCCGGTGGTCAACAACAACGAGTTGCGATCGCTCGTGCCTTAGTAAAGGAACCGAAACTATTACTCTTAGACGAGCCACTTTCCAACTTAGATGCCAGATTACGATTGGAAATGCGCGAAGAAATACGACGTATTCAACAACAAGTCGGAATTACGACCATTTTCGTTACGCATGATCAGGAGGAAGCGATGAGTATTTCGGACAAGGTCCTTTTAATGAAGAGCGGGCAGCACCAACAATATTCAGCCCCACAAAACATGTATGACAAACCCGTCAATATGTTCGTTGGGACCTTTATGGGAAGCCCCCCGATTAATATGATTCCGGTTCAATATAATCGGGAAGCTAATGCCCTTCAATTGAACGATACGAAGAATACTTTATCCATCCATCAACAAATTGACCCATCTTACCAAGCCGAATTGGTACTCGGTGTTAGACCAGAGGATTTTATGATGCTAGAAGACAACGACTCGCCTGACGCACTACTTGCAAAGGTCCTTGTTGTGGAAAGGATTGGACGAGACACCTTGCTTAACGCCTTGATTGGGGACAAGCAAATCCGAGTGCTTATCGAGCCAGATATCCCTATCCAGCGTGGTGACATTGTAAAACTTGGCGTACGACCACATCGCTATCATTTATTTGATCAAGATACTGGCCACAACGTGCTGCTAAACCAATCCTAA
- a CDS encoding 3-hydroxyacyl-CoA dehydrogenase has translation MNYKNITVAGSGVLGSQIAFQTAFHGFNVTVYDINDEALEKAKERIEKLKGRYQEDLKATEEEVNAAYDRMSFYSDLAKAVSEADLAIEAIPEVVQIKTDFYKKLGEIAPEKTIFATNSSTLLPSQFAEATGRPEKFLALHFANEIWLNNTAEVMKHPGTDMKVFDEVIEFAKAIGMVALPLHKEQPGYILNSLLVPLLDAAEMLLVREVADVETIDKTWMIATGAPKGPFAILDVVGITTAYNIVHAKAEATGNEEMKKLAKLLKTEYIDKGKLGTATGEGFYTYPNPSYMDPDFLKN, from the coding sequence ATGAATTACAAAAATATCACCGTTGCTGGAAGTGGAGTATTAGGGAGTCAAATTGCTTTTCAAACTGCATTTCACGGTTTTAATGTTACCGTCTATGACATTAACGATGAAGCATTAGAAAAAGCAAAAGAACGAATCGAAAAGTTAAAAGGGCGTTATCAAGAGGACTTAAAAGCTACGGAGGAAGAAGTGAACGCAGCTTATGATCGCATGTCGTTTTACTCTGACTTAGCAAAAGCTGTTTCGGAAGCTGATCTCGCCATTGAAGCTATCCCGGAAGTGGTTCAAATTAAAACCGACTTTTATAAAAAGTTAGGTGAGATAGCACCGGAAAAAACCATATTTGCGACCAACTCATCTACCCTATTACCAAGCCAGTTTGCAGAAGCAACGGGGCGCCCAGAAAAATTCCTAGCTTTACACTTCGCCAATGAAATTTGGTTAAATAATACGGCAGAAGTGATGAAGCATCCGGGAACGGATATGAAAGTATTTGATGAAGTAATCGAGTTTGCAAAAGCAATTGGGATGGTTGCCTTACCTTTACATAAAGAACAACCAGGATATATTTTAAATTCCTTGTTGGTTCCTTTATTAGATGCCGCTGAAATGCTCTTAGTAAGAGAAGTTGCAGACGTCGAAACTATAGACAAAACATGGATGATTGCAACAGGCGCACCTAAAGGACCTTTCGCTATATTAGACGTAGTAGGAATCACCACGGCTTATAATATTGTCCATGCAAAAGCGGAAGCGACCGGCAATGAAGAAATGAAAAAGTTAGCGAAATTATTGAAGACAGAGTATATAGATAAAGGAAAGCTAGGAACCGCAACAGGAGAAGGGTTCTATACGTATCCTAACCCTAGTTACATGGATCCTGATTTTCTAAAAAACTAA
- a CDS encoding class I SAM-dependent methyltransferase, with protein MSHIGEDHWNASLYDRKHAFVSEYGNDLVTLLAPQKGEAILDVGCGTGDLANTLVELGVEVTGIDQSENMIQQASTKYPHIPFVVKNVLNLEFNNKFHAIFSNATLHWVKRPQVALNKMYNSLKTGGRFVAEFGGQGNVKLITDELINQLNLEGISYTDEQFPWYFPSIGEYSTLMEEAGFRVVFAQHFDRPTPLEGENGLRNWMDMFAGNLLASLTEDTRERIIFNVENKLKKDLYKDGQWIADYKRLRVFGLKEAIS; from the coding sequence ATGAGCCACATAGGGGAAGATCACTGGAATGCAAGTCTTTATGACAGGAAACATGCTTTTGTATCTGAATATGGGAACGATCTAGTTACCTTACTAGCACCACAAAAAGGAGAGGCCATCCTTGATGTGGGCTGTGGAACTGGCGATTTAGCAAATACATTGGTAGAGCTAGGTGTGGAAGTAACAGGCATTGATCAGTCCGAAAATATGATTCAGCAAGCCAGTACTAAATATCCACACATTCCTTTCGTAGTAAAAAATGTGTTGAATCTAGAATTCAATAACAAATTCCATGCAATTTTTTCAAATGCTACTCTCCACTGGGTTAAACGGCCACAAGTAGCCTTGAACAAAATGTACAACAGCTTAAAAACAGGCGGAAGATTCGTTGCGGAATTTGGTGGTCAAGGAAATGTAAAACTGATAACGGATGAATTAATCAATCAACTTAATCTTGAAGGGATTTCCTACACAGATGAGCAGTTTCCATGGTACTTCCCAAGTATAGGTGAATACTCTACTTTAATGGAAGAGGCAGGGTTTAGAGTAGTATTTGCTCAACATTTTGATCGACCTACTCCTCTAGAAGGGGAAAATGGATTGAGAAATTGGATGGATATGTTTGCAGGGAATCTGCTTGCAAGCTTAACAGAAGATACCAGAGAACGGATTATTTTTAATGTAGAAAACAAGTTAAAAAAAGATCTATACAAAGATGGTCAATGGATTGCGGATTATAAAAGACTACGCGTTTTTGGGCTTAAAGAAGCAATTTCTTAA
- a CDS encoding histidine phosphatase family protein: MEVVLIRHGQGEHTLDLPQSLQISDPSLTEEGISQAKALRKQFPLTKTDVIVVSPVRRTLQTALIWSEAVACQKIVSPLVSPRMFPQKREWKTLPCDELLTREKIKDEFPDMSFDEDLSKEFWTKGINTSSDQEFKEIAEKFLEWCYQTGETRIYVVSHDGTISSYRQFITGKKLSRDDFPKETEWITINL; this comes from the coding sequence GTGGAGGTAGTATTAATTAGACATGGTCAGGGTGAACATACCTTGGATTTACCTCAAAGTTTACAAATTTCAGACCCTTCATTGACTGAAGAAGGGATCAGTCAGGCCAAAGCACTAAGAAAACAATTTCCTTTGACTAAAACAGATGTGATAGTGGTCAGTCCTGTAAGAAGAACATTGCAAACAGCCCTGATTTGGAGTGAAGCTGTAGCATGTCAGAAAATAGTAAGTCCATTGGTATCTCCGAGAATGTTTCCTCAAAAACGGGAATGGAAGACTTTGCCCTGTGATGAGCTTTTAACAAGAGAAAAAATAAAAGATGAGTTCCCTGATATGTCCTTTGATGAAGATTTATCAAAGGAATTTTGGACTAAAGGGATAAATACTTCATCCGACCAAGAGTTCAAAGAAATTGCAGAAAAGTTTCTGGAATGGTGTTACCAAACGGGGGAGACAAGAATATATGTAGTTTCTCATGATGGAACAATAAGCTCTTATAGACAATTTATAACTGGCAAGAAGCTTTCTCGGGATGATTTTCCTAAAGAGACGGAATGGATAACAATAAATTTGTGA
- a CDS encoding electron transfer flavoprotein subunit beta/FixA family protein, with amino-acid sequence MNIYVILKQTFDTEEKIAIENGQITEDGVQFVINPYDEYAVEEAIQIRDAQDGSIYVVSVGPERSTEALRTALAMGADEAVLISDERIGSDEYSVSKILASYLGSQSVDLVLGGYFSVDSGGGQVGIRLAELLDMPHVGSITELNIADGKATATRDAEGDQETVEVTLPALFTAQQGLNEPRYPSLPGIMKAKKKPFTQLSLDNLDISEGDLVAKTERKNISLPPEREEGRMLSGEVSDQVKELVDQLKNKSKVI; translated from the coding sequence ATGAACATTTACGTTATTTTAAAGCAGACCTTTGATACAGAAGAGAAAATTGCCATTGAGAATGGTCAAATCACAGAGGACGGGGTTCAATTTGTTATTAACCCGTACGACGAATACGCGGTAGAAGAAGCCATTCAAATTCGCGACGCACAAGATGGAAGCATTTACGTTGTCTCAGTGGGACCTGAAAGAAGTACGGAAGCGTTGAGAACTGCTCTAGCAATGGGTGCAGACGAAGCTGTACTTATCTCAGACGAACGGATTGGTTCTGATGAATACAGTGTGTCGAAGATCCTAGCGTCTTACTTAGGTAGCCAATCTGTTGACCTAGTCTTAGGTGGTTACTTTTCCGTGGATAGCGGTGGTGGCCAAGTAGGCATCCGCTTAGCAGAGCTACTTGATATGCCACACGTTGGGTCCATAACGGAGCTTAACATTGCAGATGGCAAAGCAACAGCAACTCGGGACGCGGAAGGTGATCAGGAAACGGTGGAGGTTACCCTACCGGCGCTATTCACAGCACAACAAGGACTAAATGAACCTCGTTACCCTAGCTTACCTGGAATCATGAAAGCAAAGAAAAAGCCATTTACACAGCTCTCTTTAGATAATCTGGATATTTCCGAAGGGGACCTTGTTGCTAAAACAGAGCGTAAAAATATTTCCCTTCCTCCTGAAAGAGAAGAAGGAAGAATGTTATCCGGAGAAGTGTCTGATCAAGTGAAAGAGCTTGTGGACCAATTAAAAAATAAATCGAAAGTGATATAA
- a CDS encoding nucleotidyltransferase family protein, with amino-acid sequence MLSQQEILDELSKNLKKWNAQYGVKSIALFGSYSRNEQEDSSDIDLLVEFYEEAMTFDNYMDLKLLLEDLFQKSVDLVILDDIKPALKPSIMRSAKYAEGA; translated from the coding sequence ATGTTATCGCAACAGGAAATTCTTGATGAGCTTTCAAAAAACTTAAAAAAATGGAATGCTCAATACGGAGTAAAGAGCATTGCTTTGTTTGGATCATATTCCCGCAACGAACAAGAGGATTCCAGTGATATTGATCTTCTAGTAGAGTTTTATGAGGAAGCTATGACATTTGATAACTATATGGACTTAAAGTTACTCCTTGAAGATTTGTTTCAAAAGTCAGTGGACTTGGTTATATTAGACGATATAAAGCCCGCCCTTAAACCAAGTATAATGAGGAGTGCTAAGTATGCAGAGGGAGCCTAA
- a CDS encoding electron transfer flavoprotein subunit alpha/FixB family protein — protein sequence MSKTILVVAEQRDGKLRQVTYEAIQAAKLSSSEGDLIHLAVLGSDLGGLQDTLSSLDVEKVFVVDDTDLENYNPEAYSNALSQVLDSENPEGIVFGHTAVGRDLAPVISAKLNAGQISDVTAIDSSVEGTLYTRPIYAGKAFEQKTFQSVPWVLTVRPNNIESDSAQGTPEVEHVSYQKPSSIRTVIQEVVRKTSGKLDLTEAKVVVAGGRGVKSAEGFKPLEELADVLGGAVGASRGACDAGYCDYSLQIGQTGKVVTPEIYIACGISGAIQHVAGMSQSKIIVAINKDSEAPIFKIADYGIVGDIFEVIPLLTEEFRKVVATN from the coding sequence ATGAGTAAAACAATCTTAGTTGTTGCAGAGCAACGTGATGGAAAGCTGCGTCAAGTAACCTATGAGGCTATTCAAGCTGCTAAATTATCTTCTAGTGAAGGGGACCTTATACATCTGGCAGTATTAGGATCCGACCTGGGAGGGTTACAGGATACTCTGTCCTCTCTTGATGTCGAAAAAGTCTTTGTAGTGGATGATACAGACTTAGAAAATTATAATCCGGAAGCCTATTCTAATGCCCTTTCGCAAGTTCTAGATTCAGAAAACCCAGAAGGAATTGTATTTGGTCATACAGCAGTTGGCCGAGACCTGGCACCGGTCATCTCAGCGAAACTTAACGCAGGGCAAATTTCAGATGTGACCGCCATCGATAGCTCTGTGGAAGGCACGTTATACACTCGTCCTATATATGCCGGAAAAGCCTTTGAACAGAAAACATTCCAAAGTGTGCCATGGGTATTGACAGTTCGTCCAAATAATATTGAATCAGATTCAGCGCAGGGTACTCCTGAAGTAGAGCATGTAAGCTATCAGAAACCTTCGTCCATACGCACTGTTATACAGGAAGTCGTCCGCAAAACATCCGGAAAGTTGGATTTAACCGAAGCAAAAGTAGTTGTCGCTGGTGGTCGTGGGGTAAAAAGTGCCGAAGGCTTCAAGCCGTTAGAAGAGTTGGCAGACGTATTAGGTGGAGCCGTCGGTGCTTCCCGTGGAGCGTGTGACGCAGGCTACTGTGACTACTCCTTACAAATTGGTCAAACCGGAAAAGTAGTCACACCAGAGATCTATATTGCCTGCGGTATCAGCGGAGCAATCCAGCACGTGGCTGGGATGAGTCAGTCCAAAATTATTGTAGCTATTAACAAAGATTCCGAAGCTCCAATCTTTAAAATTGCTGATTATGGCATTGTCGGAGATATATTCGAAGTCATTCCACTATTGACAGAAGAATTCCGCAAAGTCGTGGCAACAAATTAA
- a CDS encoding HepT-like ribonuclease domain-containing protein — protein sequence MQREPKVFLEDIYNAAVKIETFTKGQSFDDFLDNDLVSDAVVKNILVIGEATKNIPEQIRKENPHIEWRKMAGMRDMMIHGYFSINYRIVWDVVQNKIPELIQQIKELL from the coding sequence ATGCAGAGGGAGCCTAAAGTCTTTTTAGAAGATATCTATAATGCTGCAGTCAAAATTGAAACTTTTACAAAAGGGCAATCCTTTGATGACTTTTTAGATAATGATTTAGTTTCTGATGCGGTAGTAAAAAACATACTAGTTATCGGAGAGGCAACGAAAAATATTCCTGAGCAGATTAGAAAAGAGAATCCACACATTGAATGGAGAAAGATGGCTGGTATGAGAGATATGATGATTCATGGTTATTTCTCTATAAACTATCGTATTGTATGGGATGTTGTCCAAAATAAAATTCCTGAATTAATACAACAAATTAAAGAGCTTTTATAA
- a CDS encoding carbohydrate ABC transporter permease yields MNEKATLSSTLKALLYLLPALVILGVFNIYPIIKSFLMSLYTDYDYFNDIVNEYGLDNFVYIFQDPEFWLSMKNTIIFVLGVVPISIIISLGIAILLNSQIKFRGFFRTIYFIPFVTSVVAISIVWRWIFHTDYGLLNYFLGLFGVSPIEWLTDPTWAMPSLIILSIWKGLGYNIVIFLAGLQTINKQYYLAAQIDGASSWKRFLHITVPLLSSTTFFISIVSIINSFKVFDEVFALFDGKPGPAYSAQTVVYYIFEHFYNNWEFGIASAAAYVLFLVIFVFTLIQLYIGKRKVTY; encoded by the coding sequence TTGAACGAAAAAGCAACTTTATCATCAACTTTAAAAGCTCTTCTGTATTTGTTACCCGCTCTAGTTATTCTAGGTGTTTTCAATATTTATCCCATCATTAAATCTTTCTTAATGAGTCTTTATACGGACTATGACTACTTTAACGATATCGTAAACGAATATGGCTTGGATAACTTCGTTTACATCTTCCAGGATCCTGAGTTTTGGTTGTCTATGAAAAACACGATCATTTTTGTCCTTGGAGTTGTTCCAATCTCCATTATTATTTCGCTTGGCATTGCGATTCTATTAAACTCCCAGATCAAATTTAGAGGTTTTTTTCGGACTATCTATTTTATCCCATTTGTTACGTCAGTCGTTGCCATATCGATTGTTTGGCGCTGGATTTTTCACACAGATTACGGGCTACTCAATTATTTTCTTGGACTGTTTGGAGTTTCACCGATTGAATGGTTAACAGATCCTACATGGGCCATGCCTTCCTTAATTATTTTGAGTATTTGGAAAGGACTTGGCTACAATATTGTCATTTTTCTTGCAGGCTTACAAACCATTAACAAGCAATATTATTTAGCTGCACAAATCGATGGCGCTTCATCTTGGAAACGATTTTTACATATAACCGTTCCTTTACTGTCTTCAACTACGTTTTTTATTTCGATCGTTTCTATTATTAATTCTTTTAAAGTCTTCGATGAAGTGTTTGCCTTATTTGATGGAAAACCAGGTCCTGCTTACAGTGCTCAAACCGTTGTTTACTACATTTTCGAGCATTTCTATAACAACTGGGAATTCGGCATTGCGTCCGCAGCAGCTTACGTCTTGTTCCTTGTGATATTCGTCTTTACCCTCATCCAACTCTATATCGGAAAACGGAAAGTTACGTACTAG
- a CDS encoding GNAT family N-acetyltransferase has protein sequence MTFVMNRDLADRLELSEMDCLISRLNAIKEIKGNPMGVEIQKFGNATAFSVKNIPGPSFNTIKGLKAGDENHVEKIIEFYKQKDIPVRFDLSPGYVSPDLLTYLNQLGFYQLDFHTTLYKPMKSGLSEEFMDSRISIRPLKEDEFDMFAEIYTKGFQMPAFLKSGVAQNNEILYNNKYWTFYLASMDNEPAGIGVLFIKDGVATLAAAATVPSLRNKGIQSSLIKKRLNQATLEQCDLAVGQAKFGSVSQNNMERAGMRIAYTKAVWVKN, from the coding sequence ATGACCTTTGTTATGAATAGAGACCTAGCAGATAGATTGGAACTATCGGAAATGGATTGTTTAATTTCTAGACTGAATGCAATAAAAGAAATAAAAGGAAATCCTATGGGAGTAGAAATACAAAAGTTTGGAAATGCAACAGCGTTTTCCGTAAAGAACATTCCAGGTCCATCATTTAATACGATTAAAGGTTTAAAAGCAGGAGATGAAAATCATGTAGAGAAAATCATTGAATTTTACAAACAAAAAGATATACCTGTCCGGTTTGATCTGTCCCCGGGATACGTTTCTCCAGATTTATTAACATATTTGAACCAATTAGGATTCTATCAGTTAGATTTTCATACTACACTTTATAAGCCTATGAAATCGGGATTATCCGAGGAGTTCATGGACTCGCGGATATCCATTCGTCCGTTAAAGGAAGATGAATTTGATATGTTTGCTGAAATTTATACAAAAGGTTTCCAAATGCCAGCATTTTTAAAAAGTGGAGTAGCTCAAAATAACGAAATACTTTATAACAATAAGTATTGGACTTTTTATCTTGCAAGTATGGATAACGAACCTGCTGGTATTGGAGTTTTGTTCATTAAAGACGGTGTAGCTACTCTTGCTGCAGCAGCAACTGTTCCATCTCTAAGAAACAAGGGAATTCAAAGTTCTTTAATAAAGAAACGGCTTAATCAAGCTACATTAGAACAGTGTGATTTAGCCGTAGGTCAAGCAAAATTCGGTTCTGTAAGTCAAAATAATATGGAAAGAGCGGGTATGAGGATAGCTTATACGAAGGCAGTATGGGTTAAAAATTAA